In Candidatus Sedimenticola sp. (ex Thyasira tokunagai), the following proteins share a genomic window:
- the nusG gene encoding transcription termination/antitermination protein NusG, with protein MAMRWYVVHAYSGFEAQVQRSMLERIERYGMGDLFGQILVPTEEVVEMRAGQQRRSERKFFPGYVLVHMEMTDETWHLVKDVPKVMGFIGGTGDRPAPITDKEADTILQRVQEGVERPQPKVMFEPGEVVRVIDGPFNDFNGVVEDVDYEKSRIKVSVLIFGRSTPVDLEFGQVEKG; from the coding sequence GTATGTGGTTCACGCCTATTCCGGGTTTGAGGCTCAGGTTCAGCGCTCAATGCTTGAGCGTATTGAGCGTTACGGCATGGGTGATCTGTTTGGTCAGATTCTCGTTCCGACTGAAGAGGTTGTTGAAATGCGCGCCGGCCAGCAGCGCCGTAGTGAGCGTAAGTTCTTCCCCGGCTATGTGTTGGTGCATATGGAGATGACCGATGAGACATGGCATCTGGTAAAAGATGTACCAAAGGTGATGGGTTTTATCGGCGGTACCGGCGACCGCCCCGCTCCGATCACTGACAAGGAAGCAGATACCATCCTGCAGCGTGTGCAGGAGGGTGTAGAGAGGCCGCAACCGAAGGTGATGTTCGAGCCAGGCGAGGTTGTACGGGTAATCGATGGGCCGTTTAATGATTTCAACGGTGTGGTTGAAGATGTCGATTATGAGAAGAGCCGTATTAAAGTGTCGGTATTGATTTTTGGGCGTTCCACCCCTGTCGATCTAGAGTTCGGTCAAGTGGAGAAAGGGTGA
- the rplK gene encoding 50S ribosomal protein L11, whose translation MAKKIEAYIKLQVAAGQANPSPPVGPALGQHGVNIMEFCKAFNAKTQGVEQGLPIPVVITVYGDRSFTFITKTPPAAVLLKKAAGVPKGSGTPNTTKVGKVNREQLEEIATVKMPDLTAADMDAAVRSIAGTARSMGLDVEGV comes from the coding sequence ATGGCAAAGAAAATCGAGGCTTACATCAAGCTTCAGGTTGCGGCCGGTCAGGCCAATCCCAGCCCTCCGGTAGGCCCTGCATTGGGTCAGCACGGTGTGAATATTATGGAATTCTGCAAGGCGTTCAACGCCAAGACACAGGGTGTCGAGCAGGGTCTTCCTATTCCTGTCGTCATCACCGTTTACGGTGACCGTAGTTTTACATTTATCACCAAAACCCCTCCGGCGGCAGTTCTGCTAAAGAAAGCGGCTGGTGTACCCAAAGGTTCAGGTACGCCTAATACCACTAAGGTGGGTAAGGTCAATCGTGAGCAGTTGGAAGAGATTGCTACCGTGAAGATGCCGGACCTGACCGCCGCGGATATGGATGCAGCTGTTCGCTCCATTGCCGGTACTGCCCGTTCCATGGGTCTTGACGTGGAGGGAGTGTAA
- the rplJ gene encoding 50S ribosomal protein L10 gives MPLNFEQKQAVVAEIAEVAGSAYSAVAAEYRGMTVGEMTELRAKAREAGVVIRVVKNSLARRAIEDTDFACMQEDMTGPLVLAFSQEDPGSAARVIKDFAKEHDKLVVRMASVGGKLLAASDLDTLAKMPTYDQAISMLMAVMKAPVEKLTRTINEVPGKLVRTVAAIKDAKEAA, from the coding sequence GTGCCACTCAATTTTGAGCAGAAACAAGCTGTCGTCGCCGAAATCGCTGAAGTGGCCGGTAGTGCCTATTCCGCGGTTGCCGCCGAGTATCGTGGTATGACGGTGGGTGAGATGACGGAGTTACGTGCGAAAGCGCGTGAAGCCGGCGTTGTTATCCGCGTAGTCAAGAATTCACTCGCTCGACGTGCAATCGAAGATACAGATTTTGCCTGTATGCAGGAAGATATGACGGGTCCCCTCGTCCTCGCTTTCTCTCAGGAAGATCCAGGCTCTGCCGCCCGTGTGATCAAAGATTTTGCCAAAGAGCATGACAAGCTAGTCGTAAGAATGGCATCTGTGGGAGGTAAGCTGCTGGCAGCTTCCGACCTCGATACCTTGGCGAAGATGCCGACTTACGATCAGGCTATCAGCATGCTTATGGCGGTCATGAAAGCACCGGTCGAAAAGCTTACACGTACCATTAATGAGGTACCTGGCAAGCTTGTTCGCACCGTTGCTGCG
- the rplA gene encoding 50S ribosomal protein L1: MAKLSKRARAISEKVDATKQYPIEEAVSLLKEVSSVKFSESVDVAVNLGVDPRKSDQVVRGSTVLPNGTGKTVRVAVFTQGANVEAAKEAGADIVGFDDLAAEVKAGKMDFDVVIATPDAMRVVGQLGQILGPRGLMPNPKVGTVTPNVAQAVQNAKAGQVRYRTDKAGILHCPIGKVDFEPAALKQNLESLLVDLKKMKPSAAKGVYLKKVSVSSTMGPGLVVDQASLEV; the protein is encoded by the coding sequence ATGGCTAAGTTGAGCAAGCGCGCACGCGCAATTAGTGAGAAGGTCGATGCTACTAAGCAGTACCCTATTGAGGAGGCTGTGTCGCTTCTGAAAGAGGTCTCGTCGGTCAAGTTCAGTGAGTCGGTTGATGTTGCTGTCAATCTCGGCGTTGATCCGCGCAAATCAGATCAGGTAGTACGCGGTTCTACCGTGCTGCCTAACGGCACCGGTAAGACTGTTCGTGTTGCAGTATTTACCCAGGGCGCTAATGTTGAGGCCGCTAAGGAAGCCGGTGCTGATATTGTTGGGTTTGATGATCTCGCTGCTGAAGTAAAAGCGGGCAAGATGGATTTCGACGTTGTTATCGCCACACCTGACGCAATGCGTGTTGTCGGTCAGTTGGGCCAGATTCTTGGCCCACGTGGCCTGATGCCCAATCCCAAGGTCGGCACAGTTACACCCAACGTCGCTCAAGCGGTACAGAACGCAAAAGCAGGTCAGGTGCGCTATCGTACAGACAAGGCCGGTATCCTCCACTGCCCAATAGGTAAAGTGGATTTTGAGCCTGCCGCGCTGAAGCAGAACCTTGAGTCCTTGCTGGTTGATCTGAAGAAGATGAAGCCGAGCGCCGCAAAGGGCGTCTACCTGAAGAAGGTTAGCGTCTCTTCTACCATGGGTCCTGGGCTGGTGGTAGATCAGGCATCGCTTGAAGTTTAA